In Phoenix dactylifera cultivar Barhee BC4 chromosome 11, palm_55x_up_171113_PBpolish2nd_filt_p, whole genome shotgun sequence, the following are encoded in one genomic region:
- the LOC103710526 gene encoding F-box protein At5g46170, with translation MAASGSRGEADLEGSPPWRGDQAAGKAAAVEGEEEEEGIDHFDRLPDSVLLVVFNRIGDVKGLGRCCVVCRRFQALVPLVDDVVVRVDCVISDDATPSSVAAAASSGCGLDKGRGVLSHLARLVLDGLVKPLQALGQMLIPASAAARRSSASSSSSEVSHHSPTEVLKNFKEIRRLRIELPAGELGVDDGVLLKWKADFGSTLDSCVILGASSIVSPNSSNPNPSIQDACSGDDSGSIPEFNGTLKLRVLWTISSLIAASARHYLLQPIIADHETLESLDLTDADGQGVLAMNKGQLQDLRVKPVSASGTSQRTLLPALTMRLCYAPHLELPGGVLLKGATLVAIRPSEDQSREAPGGSIGSSDGCWVSHAFEEPYRTASKMLLKRTTYCLEMNSF, from the coding sequence ATGGCGGCATCCGGCAGCCGGGGAGAGGCAGATCTTGAGGGATCGCCGCCATGGCGCGGTGATCAGGCAGCGGGGAAGGCGGCGGCagtggagggggaggaggaggaagaggggatCGACCACTTCGACCGGCTGCCGGACTCGGTGCTCCTCGTGGTCTTCAACCGGATCGGGGACGTCAAGGGGCTTGGGCGGTGCTGCGTCGTCTGCCGACGCTTCCAAGCCCTTGTCCCCCTCGTTGACGACGTCGTCGTCCGCGTCGACTGCGTCATCTCCGACGACGCTACCCCGTCgtccgtcgccgccgccgcctcctccggctGCGGCCTGGACAAGGGCCGCGGTGTCTTGTCCCACCTTGCCCGCCTCGTCCTCGACGGCCTCGTCAAGCCCCTCCAGGCCCTCGGCCAGATGCTCATCCCTGCCTCCGCCGCTGCCCGGAGATCCTCGGCGTCTTCTTCGTCTTCCGAGGTCTCCCACCACTCCCCGACCGAGGTCCTGAAGAACTTCAAGGAGATCCGCCGCCTCCGGATCGAGCTCCCCGCCGGCGAGCTCGGAGTCGACGACGGTGTCCTCCTCAAGTGGAAAGCGGACTTCGGCTCCACCCTGGACAGCTGCGTCATCCTCGGCGCCTCGTCCATTGTCTCCCCCAACTCTtccaaccctaaccctagcatCCAGGACGCATGCAGCGGGGATGACAGCGGGAGCATCCCAGAGTTCAATGGAACCTTGAAGCTTAGGGTGCTGTGGACCATCAGCTCCCTCATCGCCGCCTCGGCCCGTCATTACCTCCTCCAGCCGATCATCGCCGACCACGAGACACTGGAGAGCTTGGATCTCACAGACGCTGATGGGCAGGGGGTGCTGGCCATGAACAAGGGGCAGCTGCAGGATCTGCGGGTGAAGCCGGTATCGGCTTCAGGCACCTCACAGCGGACCCTCTTGCCGGCCCTCACCATGCGGCTCTGCTACGCTCCCCACCTGGAACTTCCCGGTGGGGTGCTCCTCAAGGGAGCAACGCTGGTGGCCATTCGCCCGAGCGAGGATCAGTCCAGGGAGGCACCCGGTGGGAGCATTGGGTCCTCTGATGGATGCTGGGTGTCGCATGCCTTTGAAGAGCCGTACAGGACCGCATCTAAGATGCTCCTGAAGAGGACGACTTACTGCCTGGAGATGAATTCCTTCTGA